Genomic window (Diabrotica undecimpunctata isolate CICGRU chromosome 6, icDiaUnde3, whole genome shotgun sequence):
TGCAAAGGCCAATATTTCTCACGCACGTGAGCTAGGAGATGTTGAGGTCCTGCATGGCACAGCTTGAAATGCTCTTGATGGAAAAACAGAAGAGTAAACTTATGATTAGATTGAATTAGAATAGGATGTTTCTTTTGATAAGAAAAGTTTGAATTACTTAATCTACCACCGACCCTGAGTAATCCTTCTGGATCTAAAAAGGGATTAAGTGATAAGATTCTGCTTTTATAAGAAACTGCATTACCTCTTCTTAAGCACTGAATCTTAGATGGGAAACCTTCAGCTTGTACCAACTTAACTAGAGTAAGGGTAGACATGTTAATCTCCTGCGTGGTTAAATGCCCCAAAACACGAGTGGCATTGTTCTTTCGTTGAGAATTGTAGTAGAAACGCAAAGAGTAAGCCACTGACCTTACCAAGGTTGAAAAActcgaatattttttaaaatcaaagaATGGAGTAGACGAAACTATCATAAATTGGTTGCTAATAGTTTTAAACTCTggaagtttttctttatcaaaagaTACTTGAACTGGCCAAGTTTCAGGAGAATCTAGCAAGAATGATGGGCCGTGCCACCAAAATGAACAAGAGCTTAGAACCTGAGGTTCAATTCCTCGAGAGAGTAAATCAGCAGGATTACAATCAGTAGGTACATGTCTCCAATTTTCGGGATCTGTGTTGGACTGAATTTCTGAAACACGATTACCAACGAAAGTTTTTAGTACATGTAACGAAGTTTTTATCCAGCCCAAGGTAATGGTTGAGTCAGACCACAGAAAAATCTTATTGAACTGAATATTCAAAGAAGTAGTAACCATTTTAGAAAGACGTGATAAGATCAAAGCTCCGCTAAGTTCCAGGCGAGGTACGCTCAGCTTCTTTACAGGTGCTACTTTGCTTTTAGCACaaagtaaatttataaaaatgttaccctTTTCATCAACACTGCGAATATATATGGCTGTGCCATAAGCAACTTCGCTTGCGTCACAGAATCCGTGCATTTCAATAAGAACAGAATTagggagaactacatttctttgaatttgcaatttatttaactCATGCAACTGATCTCTGAAAGATAACCACTCAGACTGAATATGCAATGGCACTCCTTCATCCCAGTCTAACTTCTCTAACCAAAGGAGTTGCATAAGGATTTTGACTTTAATGATTGATGGACTTAAGAGACCTAAAGGGTCGAATATTTGAGCAATACCAGAAAGTATTGATCTTTTAGTGATAATTTTGGGAGTAAGATTTGAATCAATAGAATAGGACAATAAATCTAAACTAGGGCACCATTGTAACCCAAGTGTCTTTGTGTTTTCATTGGCACCAAAAAGGAAGGGAGTGTCTAATGAAATAGATTCCTGGATGGACTTAAGAAATGAAGAATTGTTTGACGTCCACTTTCTAAGTGGGAAGCAACCTTTTGAAAGAATTTTAGAGACTTGTTTACAATTAAGGATTAAGTCCTCTAACGAATCAGAACCAGTTAACAAGTCGTCAACATAGAAGTCTTCAGCTATGCTTTTAGAAGCTTGAGGGAATGTATCAGAATGCTCTAATGATAGCTGATAGAGACATCTAGTGGCTAGATAACTacttgacgtagagccataagtaACTGTATTTAATTCATATGAATGAAGAGGATCTTTCGGATGATTTCTCCATAAGATTCTTTGGAGACACCGTTTAGTATCATCAATAAGAATTTGGCGGTACATTTTGGCAATGTCCGCAGATGCAACAAATAGATACCTTCTAAATCTCAACAGGATAGATATCAAATCATTCTGCATGACGGGACCTACCATCTGAAGCTCGTTGAGCGAATGACCAGATGATGACGGACAGGAACCATCGAACACTACTCTGAGTTTTGTAGTGAGACTGTCCTGAAAGTAATAACTATGTACTGGCAAAGTACAATCAGTAACTCTTGACATGTGGCCTAAAGACAAGTATTCCTCCATAAATGCAACGTACTGCTCGTTCATGATAGGATCATTAAGAAGCCTTTTTTCTAAGATATAGAACCTTCTTTGAGCTATTGATCTGGATTCTCCCAAAGAGTCAACCTGTAACTTAAAAGGAATGGACACAATGAACCGACCATCCAAATTTCTCCTAAAGATTGATTTGAATTGCTCCTCGCACAATAACTCTTCTGAAGACTGAAGTTTAGTACCTGAGCACTCCTCAATCTCCCAAAACCTAGAAAGCCCGTCAGTTTCGATATTGTGTGATAATCCACATATGGTAGATTGCTGACTATGCACCCTGGTATTTATTAAAGGACCAGAAATGATCCACCCTAATCTAGTTTGCTGAAGTATGGGTTTTTAAGGACCTAACTTGACCTGACCCACACATAGCAGGTCCCAAAAAATACTAGCACTGATCAGAATATTTACTTCCGAAGGAGTATgaaaatttgggtctga
Coding sequences:
- the LOC140444360 gene encoding uncharacterized protein; the protein is MAAQYEIKMDEIMQKVRNTGEEYVVLADFNAEAAEWGSPITDTRGRILTDWLGTIDLVVLNTGLEPTFVRRGTGTHNDVIMATQGIAAKARSWKVLPDYTETKHRYIGFSITPGYGPLTQSMRSGRRRVDAAMGMTKKYTRSCLNGHNLRALEALEQPVEHWDGLLKYILLEKLDSESVKEWEKANNVKVSQVSDLIYFLKTKADTLERYNLNKPNIQGISVNNHVKFRDNSTKALVSTKSSFLSCPLCNQQHKLVHCSQFHSLDIPARINKVRRFKLCLNCLHSGHQQATCKYGECKKCNQKHHTLLHEFIENPLNPLSQFNDQVVASQSSPQTLSNTSQNQQILLSAVVVQVRDHLGVAHNCRALLDSGAQSNFITSSLVDLLGISREQQTRLGWIISGPLINTRVHSQQSTICGLSHNIETDGLSRFWEIEECSGTKLQSSEELLCEEQFKSIFRRNLDGRFIVSIPFKLQVDSLGESRSIAQRRFYILEKRLLNDPIMNEQYVAFMEEYLSLGHMSRVTDCTLPVHSYYFQDSLTTKLRVVFDGSCPSSSGHSLNELQMVGPVMQNDLISILLRFRRYLFVASADIAKMYRQILIDDTKRCLQRILWRNHPKDPLHSYELNTVTYGSTSSSYLATRCLYQLSLEHSDTFPQASKSIAEDFYVDDLLTGSDSLEDLILNCKQVSKILSKGCFPLRKWTSNNSSFLKSIQESISLDTPFLFGANENTKTLGLQWCPSLDLLSYSIDSNLTPKIITKRSILSGIAQIFDPLGLLSPSIIKVKILMQLLWLEKLDWDEGVPLHIQSEWLSFRDQLHELNKLQIQRNVVLPNSVLIEMHGFCDASEVAYGTAIYIRSVDEKGNIFINLLCAKSKVAPVKKLSVPRLELSGALILSRLSKMVTTSLNIQFNKIFLWSDSTITLGWIKTSLHVLKTFVGNRVSEIQSNTDPENWRHVPTDCNPADLLSRGIEPQVLSSCSFWWHGPSFLLDSPETWPVQVSFDKEKLPEFKTISNQFMIVSSTPFFDFKKYSSFSTLVRSVAYSLRFYYNSQRKNNATRVLGHLTTQEINMSTLTLVKLVQAEGFPSKIQCLRRGNAVSYKSRILSLNPFLDPEGLLRVGGRLSNSNFSYQKKHPILIQSNHKFTLLFFHQEHFKLCHAGPQHLLAHVREKYWPLHGKSLARRKVRECLRCCRFNPDQVNSIMGDLRQSRVTPSFPFAVTGVDYAGPFALRTSRHRGASSYKGYISLFVCLSTKAIHLEVVTDLSTETFMATIKRFIARRGKPCQMMSDNGTTFVGANNSLLELGKFLKTNGNKFPDMCAKSDINWKFIPAHSPHFGGLWEAGVKSVKTNLKRVMTDTKLDYERFVTLLTQIEGVLNSRHLSALSSNTSDLLPLTPAHFLIGRAMDSVPEINLSNSSITSLSRFQQLQQLRHHFWKRWSLQYISELQERKKWKVNQSKIQTDTLVLIKERNLPTLNWCLGRVELLHPGADGVTRVVTIRTSKGLIKRAVTNICSLPVPSDQSEGAITP